The Triticum dicoccoides isolate Atlit2015 ecotype Zavitan chromosome 6A, WEW_v2.0, whole genome shotgun sequence genome has a window encoding:
- the LOC119315726 gene encoding receptor-like protein 2, with protein MHSSSNRKTRRGRKKHQPMRSFTIPPAVLQLFLLLSGLSPATSCTEQEKHFSSSSLGRREMAPSPRRGTMRQTAASGKASFAMEMGPSLRSPWHLKDLKGASRPSLADLTGLLHVNLSHNSFSSGLPLELMSSSSIIALDVSFNRLNGMLQELPSSITTDRPLQVLNVSSNQFSLELPSATWKMMKNLIAFNASNNGFTRHIPSSLCLGSPSLALLNLCHNQLSGGIPNTLGNCSKLKVLKAGNNHLSGILPVEIFHATSLEYLSIPNNGLQGELDGAQMVKLSNLATLDLGENHISGNIPESIGQLRRLEKLHLGNNMSEELPSTMGNCTDLKTIDLKVNNFSGDLGEVNFSTPQNIRSLDLMRNRLGGIVPESIYSCSMLTALRLSGNHFHGEISPRIGNLKHLSFLSLGSNSFTNIMKALHALKSCRNISKNK; from the exons ATGCATTCTTCAAGCAACAGAAAAACAAGAAGGGGGAGGAAAAAACACCAACCAATGCGTTCCTTCACCATTCCTCCGGCCGTGCTGCAGCTGTTCCTGCTACTCTCCGGCCTCTCTCCCGCCACCTCATGCACCGAGCAGGAGAAGCACTTCTCCAGTTCCTCGCTGGGACGTCGGGAGATGGCACCCTCGCCGCGTCGTGGAACCATGAGACAGACTGCTGCGAGTGGGAAGGCATCATTTGCAATGGAGATGGGGCCGTCACTGAGATCTCCCTGGCATCTAAAGGACTTGAAGGGCGCATCTCGCC CATCTCTCGCTGACCTCACAGGCTTGCTGCATGTCAACCTTTCGCACAACTCCTTCTCCAGTGGCCTTCCGCTGGAGCTCATGTCCTCCAGCAGCATCATCGCCCTTGACGTCAGCTTCAACCGGCTAAATGGAATGCTGCAAGAGCTGCCGTCTTCGATCACCACAGACCGGCCTCTGCAGGTACTCAACGTCTCAAGCAACCAGTTCAGCTTAGAACTTCCATCAGCCACATGGAAAATGATGAAGAATCTTATCGCGTTCAACGCCAGCAATAACGGCTTCACTAGGCACATACCGTCTTCTCTTTGCCTTGGCTCGCCATCTTTGGCTTTGCTTAACCTCTGTCACAACCAATTGAGTGGTGGCATTCCGAACACACTAGGTAATTGCTCCAAGCTCAAAGTGCTCAAAGCTGGCAACAACCACCTAAGTGGGATTCTCCCTGTTGAAATCTTCCACGCTACCTCGCTGGAGTACCTCTCCATCCCCAACAATGGTTTGCAAGGAGAACTTGATGGAGCACAAATGGTCAAACTCAGTAATCTAGCTACTCTTGACCTTGGAGAGAACCACATCAGTGGCAACATCCCAGAATCGATAGGTCAGCTCAGGAGGCTGGAGAAGCTCCATTTGGGTAACAACATGTCTGAGGAGCTGCCATCAACTATGGGCAACTGCACAGATCTCAAAACCATCGATCTGAAGGTCAACAACTTCAGTGGAGATCTAGGCGAGGTGAACTTCTCAACCCCGCAGAATATAAGAAGTTTAGATCTCATGAGGAATCGTCTCGGTGGCATAGTGCCAGAAAGCATTTACTCATGCAGCATGTTGACTGCACTGCGGCTGTCAGGCAACCATTTCCATGGTGAGATATCACCAAGAATAGGCAATCTGAAGCATCTGTCCTTCCTATCACTTGGTAGTAACTCCTTTACAAATATCATGAAAGCTTTGCATGCCCTTAAAAGCTGCAGGAACATCAGCAAAAATAAGTAA